One region of Mucilaginibacter gotjawali genomic DNA includes:
- the ftsH gene encoding ATP-dependent zinc metalloprotease FtsH — MKDNKLEKPKPIRKIPNKKITPKPPKPNIMWFYVIIVVVLLGVATLLNGNTFKPITFQRFSEQMLKRQDVDHVTAYRSGDLIMAEVFLKKASLNKPEYFDAKKEKDNLSFTGDEAAPQYVFTAGSFDGLTKEINDAQAGLPDAQKISVSLEPAHESLLSNWFVQCIIMAVLLVAVWLFIMRRMSGGAGGGPGGQIFNIGKSKATLFDKEAQVSVTFNDVAGLEEAKQEVMEIVDFLKNPKKYTNLGGKIPKGALLIGAPGTGKTLLAKAVAGEAHVPFFSLSGSDFVEMFVGVGASRVRDLFRQAKDKAPCIIFIDEIDAIGRARGKNNIVGGNDERENTLNQLLVEMDGFGTDSGIIILAATNRPDVLDTALLRPGRFDRQVSIDKPDLIGREQIFKVHLKPIKLAEGVDPKKLSAQTPGFAGAEIANVCNEAALIAARKNKEEVDMKDFQDAIDRVIGGLEKKNTLISPEEKRIVAYHEAGHAIAGWFLEHTDPLVKVSIVPRGVAALGYAQYLPNERFLVAKDELIDDMILSMGGRVAEDIVFGKITTGALSDLERITRLAYGMVKIYGMNDKVGNVSFYDPQGEHQFNKPYSDTTAELIDAEVRNLVDVVYQKTKELINAHREGLENVAMKLLEKEVLFQSDLEEILGKRPFEHRTAYDKFVNGPDAVVEPVPNGLEPQGIVENTAAEKEAGKE; from the coding sequence ATGAAAGATAATAAATTGGAAAAACCAAAACCCATACGGAAAATACCTAATAAAAAAATAACGCCAAAACCACCGAAACCCAATATTATGTGGTTTTATGTAATTATTGTAGTGGTTTTGCTTGGAGTTGCTACATTGTTAAATGGCAACACATTTAAACCGATCACTTTTCAGCGTTTCTCAGAACAGATGCTGAAGAGGCAGGATGTTGACCACGTAACGGCCTACCGCAGCGGCGACCTGATAATGGCCGAAGTATTTCTGAAAAAGGCAAGTTTAAATAAGCCGGAATACTTTGATGCAAAAAAAGAAAAAGACAATTTGAGTTTTACCGGAGATGAGGCGGCGCCGCAGTATGTTTTTACCGCCGGATCATTTGATGGCTTAACCAAAGAAATAAACGATGCCCAGGCAGGCTTGCCAGACGCGCAAAAGATATCCGTATCACTGGAGCCTGCACACGAAAGCCTTTTATCCAACTGGTTTGTACAATGTATTATAATGGCAGTGTTGCTGGTAGCAGTATGGCTGTTTATTATGCGTCGTATGTCAGGCGGTGCAGGTGGCGGCCCTGGCGGCCAGATCTTCAATATCGGCAAATCAAAAGCTACACTTTTTGATAAAGAAGCGCAGGTTTCAGTTACCTTTAATGACGTAGCTGGTTTGGAAGAAGCCAAACAGGAAGTAATGGAAATTGTGGATTTTCTTAAAAATCCCAAAAAATACACCAACCTGGGTGGTAAAATACCAAAGGGCGCATTATTGATTGGTGCACCGGGTACCGGTAAAACCTTGCTGGCTAAAGCTGTAGCGGGTGAAGCACATGTGCCGTTCTTCTCCTTGTCAGGATCGGACTTTGTGGAAATGTTTGTAGGTGTGGGCGCGTCCCGTGTCCGCGATTTGTTCCGCCAGGCTAAGGATAAAGCGCCGTGTATCATCTTTATCGACGAAATTGATGCCATTGGCCGTGCCCGTGGCAAAAACAATATTGTAGGCGGTAACGATGAACGCGAAAATACATTAAACCAGTTATTGGTTGAGATGGATGGTTTCGGGACCGATTCAGGTATTATTATCCTTGCAGCTACTAACCGCCCTGATGTACTCGATACCGCATTATTGCGCCCGGGCCGTTTTGACAGGCAGGTATCTATTGACAAACCCGACCTGATTGGCCGTGAGCAGATCTTTAAAGTTCACTTAAAGCCGATCAAACTTGCTGAGGGCGTCGATCCTAAAAAATTATCGGCGCAAACCCCTGGTTTTGCCGGCGCCGAAATTGCCAACGTTTGTAACGAAGCCGCTTTGATAGCCGCCCGTAAAAACAAGGAAGAAGTTGACATGAAAGATTTCCAGGATGCCATCGATAGAGTGATTGGTGGCCTGGAGAAAAAGAATACGCTGATTTCGCCTGAAGAAAAACGGATTGTTGCTTATCATGAAGCCGGACATGCTATTGCCGGTTGGTTTTTGGAGCATACAGATCCTTTGGTGAAAGTGTCTATCGTGCCGCGCGGGGTTGCCGCATTAGGCTATGCCCAGTATTTGCCTAACGAAAGATTTTTAGTTGCCAAAGATGAGCTGATCGACGATATGATCCTGTCCATGGGGGGCCGTGTTGCGGAAGACATTGTTTTTGGAAAAATAACTACCGGTGCCCTGAGTGACCTGGAAAGGATTACCCGCCTGGCCTATGGCATGGTGAAAATTTACGGGATGAACGATAAGGTGGGTAATGTATCTTTTTACGACCCGCAGGGCGAACACCAGTTTAATAAGCCATATTCTGATACAACCGCTGAATTGATAGATGCCGAGGTACGTAATTTAGTAGACGTAGTTTACCAGAAAACAAAAGAACTGATAAACGCACACCGCGAAGGGCTTGAAAATGTGGCGATGAAATTATTGGAAAAGGAAGTATTGTTCCAATCGGACCTGGAAGAAATTTTAGGCAAACGTCCGTTTGAACACCGCACCGCTTATGATAAATTTGTAAACGGGCCCGATGCTGTTGTTGAACCGGTACCTAACGGTTTAGAACCCCAGGGTATTGTTGAAAATACCGCTGCTGAAAAAGAAGCGGGAAAGGAATAG
- the rsfS gene encoding ribosome silencing factor — MVKNKALSESAYISELAIHGIQEKKGNDIIRLDLRNIFSSVADYFVICHAESATQVKAIANSVEEEIFKATQQEPYKKEGLQFGEWILLDYVDVVVHVFRTDKREYYGMEDLWGDAEIKMYKSA, encoded by the coding sequence ATGGTAAAAAACAAAGCGTTAAGTGAATCTGCTTATATTTCCGAGTTAGCCATACACGGCATCCAGGAAAAAAAAGGAAACGATATTATCAGGTTAGACCTTCGTAATATATTTAGTTCGGTTGCCGATTACTTTGTAATATGTCATGCCGAATCTGCCACGCAAGTAAAAGCTATAGCAAATAGTGTTGAGGAAGAAATTTTTAAGGCCACTCAGCAGGAACCCTATAAGAAGGAAGGCTTGCAGTTTGGCGAATGGATACTGCTGGATTATGTAGATGTTGTTGTTCACGTTTTCAGAACGGATAAACGTGAATATTATGGTATGGAAGATTTGTGGGGCGACGCAGAAATTAAAATGTATAAAAGCGCTTAA
- a CDS encoding biotin--[acetyl-CoA-carboxylase] ligase codes for MQNNIISGLFVGQNFVLLKEVDSTNNFLKELVSNSKPVIEGTVIMAENQYAGRGQQQNGWFAEPGKNLTFSVLLKPHFLPVTEQFDLVRAVSLGVFDALEPLLGAGLKIKWPNDIYYHDRKLGGMLIENMIQGGQIKNAIIGIGLNINQENFAPGMANPVSVKQILHKDYDLRTILSDICSHIEAWYLKLKAGKIADVRNSYLSRLYWLNEEKTFRTKGQQITGTIKNVCYNGLLVVENNIGEELEFSLKEIEFVH; via the coding sequence TTGCAAAATAACATAATTTCGGGGTTATTTGTTGGACAAAATTTTGTTCTTCTAAAAGAAGTTGATTCTACCAATAATTTCCTCAAAGAATTAGTGTCAAATTCCAAGCCAGTGATCGAAGGTACGGTCATTATGGCAGAAAATCAATATGCGGGCAGGGGGCAGCAACAAAATGGCTGGTTTGCCGAACCGGGTAAAAATTTAACTTTCAGCGTCTTGTTAAAACCGCATTTTTTACCCGTTACTGAACAATTTGACCTTGTTAGAGCGGTTAGTTTGGGCGTTTTTGATGCATTGGAGCCATTGCTGGGTGCCGGCCTTAAAATAAAATGGCCCAATGATATTTATTACCACGACCGTAAATTAGGCGGAATGTTAATTGAAAATATGATACAGGGCGGACAAATAAAAAACGCCATAATTGGCATAGGACTGAATATTAACCAGGAAAATTTTGCTCCGGGTATGGCAAACCCGGTGTCGGTAAAGCAAATCTTACATAAAGATTATGATTTACGAACTATATTATCAGACATTTGCAGCCATATTGAAGCCTGGTATTTAAAGCTTAAGGCCGGAAAAATTGCCGATGTAAGGAATTCTTATTTATCGCGACTATATTGGTTAAATGAGGAAAAGACGTTCAGGACGAAAGGACAACAGATAACCGGGACGATAAAAAATGTATGTTACAACGGATTATTGGTTGTAGAAAATAATATTGGCGAGGAATTGGAGTTTAGTTTGAAAGAAATCGAGTTTGTACATTAG